The genomic stretch TTCTTTCTTCTTAATAGTGGCACCATTGTAATACACGGTTTTATTCCGTGTAACTTCTTTTACCAATCCATAACCGATTAACCCGCCACCGATGGCTGCGAAAATCTGAGAAACCGTACTATTGGTGTTTGCTTTTTTCATGTAATTCAAAGCTTCAGTATTGGTAAAAACCTTCTTGTATTCTGAGAATTTAAATTTTTGGTCGCCTTTAATAAAAAATTCCCGGTTAGATTTCCCCAACGTCAGAGAATCAGAATTCTGAGCAAAAGAAATTAATGGGATAATGCTTAAAATTAGCGAAAATAATAGTTTTTTCATATTTGTAAATTTTCACTAAAATAAGAAATAAAGCTTTTTGAGCAGCATTTAATATGTTAAAATTTTTAGGAGCCGGGAACCTGCTTTCCGCTATATCTTTTTCGCCTCCGCTTTTAATCCCTCGCAAGAAAAAGGATGCCGCTCCAATGGTAAGTTTGCATTAGTAAATGTACTTTAATAAATTAGTTAAAAAATTAACCTAAAGATAAAAGCAGCAGGATAAAGGCAGACGCTTCACTGATACTTAGATATCGTCCCCGATTTTATTCCCCTGCTGCTGTTTTCTTCCAAATCCGGATAGAACGTTGTTTAGCCATAACTTTTACCATGGTGGATCAGAAGAAAACTTCTTTAAAAAAGAATTTTGTATGTCAAAAATATCAAAAAAAGTAATTGGAGTAGATGTCGGAGCGAAGTTTTTAACAGTAAGCTTTAATGATTTTGAAAACAGAGATCAGGTTTTTAATATAGAAAATACCCAGCGCTCTATTTTGTCATTTCTAAAGAAACTGCGGATAGAAGATTATTGTTTTGTCATTGAGGCCACAGGAAATTACAGCAGTCGTATTTTACATTTATCCTTAGTTCAGGGCTTTGAATCAAGTCTGATAAACTGTATGTCTGTTAAGCATTTTGCAAGGATGAAAAACATCATCAGCAAGACAGATGCTGAAGATGCCAAGCTGATCAGGCTTTACGGAGAGATGTTTAAACCTGATATTTATACTTCTAAAAGTGTTGATATTGAACATCTTGATCAGGAACTAAAGCTTCTCAATGATTTGGAGGAAGAAAAAAGGAGATATGGAGTGAAGTTAAAATCTCTTCGCTATAATGCTCAGATTAATCCAAACACAGAAAAACATTATGAAAGAAGATTACAACAATTAGAAAAAGAGATTAAAGAAGTTATAAGCCGTCTCCCTGGGCTCCAGGATGAAGAGTTTAAGGAAACAAAAGCATTACTACAAAGTGTATCTGGCATTGGTGAAAAGACATCTCTTCAACTGATGACGGCTACTTCAGGATTTAAAAACTTTAATTCAGCAAAATCATTATCTAAATATTTTGGCTTGGCACCCCGTATTTATCAATCGGGAAAGAAATCATATTCCCCGGGAAAATGCAGAACCTCAAAGAATCATATCAGGGGCTTGTTATATGTTTGTTCGTGACGGCAATTAAGCATAACAAACAATGTAAAGAGTTTTATGAAAGACTTCTTTCTCAGGGGAAACCTAAAAAATTAGCTTTAATTGCAGTATGTAACAAGCTACTGAGAATATGTTTTGGAGTGGTAAAAAATAAAATCAATTATCAACCAGATTATCAAAAAAACTTTAAAATTTTAACCTGAATAATTTGCATAGTAACATAGAACATCAGGGCTATGAACAAAAGTACTTTTATAAATATACCAACCTCATAGGTTTCAAAAACCTCTGAGGTTTAGCAATAATCACAAAAGGCAGCCACAAAATTTTTTTATCTGCACTATGACAAAACCCGTTAGGTTTACATTTCCGCGTCATCAAAATACATTAAAACTCAGTCAGAATTCTCTACTTTTGTCCCATGTTAGAAATTCTTTATCGCGACGAAAATCTTATTGCCATCAATAAACCAAGCGGATTATTGGTTCACAAATCTTTCTATTCCGGAGAAGCAGATACGTATGCGATTCAGGAACTGAGAAAACAGATTGGGCAAAAAGTGTATCCTGTGCATCGTTTAGATCGAAAAACTTCGGGTGTTTTGCTGTTTACTTTAGATAAGGAAACTTTAAGAAGCATGAGTGAACAGTTTGCGACAAGACAGGTCGAAAAAAAGTATATCGCAATTCTACGA from Chryseobacterium indoltheticum encodes the following:
- a CDS encoding transposase encodes the protein MSKISKKVIGVDVGAKFLTVSFNDFENRDQVFNIENTQRSILSFLKKLRIEDYCFVIEATGNYSSRILHLSLVQGFESSLINCMSVKHFARMKNIISKTDAEDAKLIRLYGEMFKPDIYTSKSVDIEHLDQELKLLNDLEEEKRRYGVKLKSLRYNAQINPNTEKHYERRLQQLEKEIKEVISRLPGLQDEEFKETKALLQSVSGIGEKTSLQLMTATSGFKNFNSAKSLSKYFGLAPRIYQSGKKSYSPGKCRTSKNHIRGLLYVCS